A region of Peromyscus maniculatus bairdii isolate BWxNUB_F1_BW_parent chromosome 7, HU_Pman_BW_mat_3.1, whole genome shotgun sequence DNA encodes the following proteins:
- the Slc26a6 gene encoding solute carrier family 26 member 6 isoform X1, translating to MPASFPAWRHLPAGSGLPRELSQQRHSSYLRAMGLSDGSDHGTQQTQALLSAAQEMELQRRDYHVERPLLTQGQLEDLGHWGPVPKTYQWRAWFRCSRARAHALLLHYVPVLGWLPRYPVRDWLLGDLLSGLSVAIMQLPQGLAYALLAGLPPMFGLYSSFYPVFVYFLFGTSRHISVGTFAVMSVMVGGVTETLTADEAFVQGLNATVDDARVQVAYTLSFLVGLFQVGLGLVHFGFVVTYLSEPLVRSYTTAASVQVLVSQLKYVFGIKLTTHSGPLSVIYTVLEVCSKLPLTVPGTVVTALVAGVVLVMVKLLNEKLKRHLPLPIPGELFTLIGATGISFGANLNERFQIDVVGNITTGLIPPVPPKTELFAKLVGNAFAIAVVGFAIAISLGKIFALRHGYRVDSNQELVALGLSNLIGSFFQCFPVSCSMSRSLVQESTGGNTQVAGAVSSLFILLIIVKLGELFRDLPKAVLAAVIIVNLKGMMKQFSDICSLWKANRVDLLIWLVTFVATILLNLDIGLAVSIVFSLLLVVIRMQLPHYSVLGQVPDTDIYRDVAEYSGAKEVPGVKIFRSSATIYFANAELYSDSLKQKCGVDVDHLISQKKKRIKKQEMKMKRMKKKAKKTQKQATSSKISSVSVNVNTSSEDIKSNDVEEGPAKPRKDVHQEEELDNVVASNQDVKAPTMTSLKSLGLPQPDFHSLVLDLSTLSFVDTVCIKTLKNIFRDFREIEVEVYIAACYSPVVSQLEAGHFFDDSITKQNLFVSVHDAVTFALHNRKPGSKSPVLATKL from the exons ATGCCGGCCTCGTTCCCGGCCTGGCGCCACCTTCCCGCCGGTAGTGGCCTCCCGCGGGAGCTGTCCCAACAGCGGCACTCGAGCTACCTGAGGGCAATGGGGCTGTCCGATGGGTCCG ACCACGGGACGCAACAGACACAGGCACTCCTGTCTGCAGCCCAGGAGATGGAGCTGCAAAGACGAGACTACCATGTGGAAAGACCGTTGCTGACCCAGGGGCAGCTCGAGGATCTGGGGCACTGGGGCCCAGTGCCCAAGACCTACCAGTGGCGAGCCTGGTTTCG ATGCTCCCGTGCCCGGGCCCATGCTCTTCTGCTCCATTATGTCCCAGTCTTGGGCTGGTTGCCCCGGTATCCTGTGCGTGACTGGCTCCTGGGTGATCTGTTATCTGGCCTCAGTGTGGCCATCATGCAGCTTCCACAGG GCCTGGCCTATGCTCTCCTGGCGGGATTACCTCCTATGTTTGGCCTGTACAGTTCTTTCTACCCCGTCTTCGTCTATTTCCTATTTGGTACCTCTCGACACATCTCTGTGG GGACCTTTGCTGTGATGTCCGTGATGGTGGGCGGCGTGACAGAAACCTTGACTGCGGACGAGGCCTTTGTGCAAGGCTTGAACGCCACGGTTGATGATGCCCGAGTGCAGGTGGCCTACACACTCAGTTTCCTGGTCGGCCTCTTCCAG GTGGGGCTGGGCCTGGTACACTTCGGCTTCGTGGTCACCTACCTGTCGGAGCCGTTGGTCCGCAGCTACACCACAGCCGCCTCTGTGCAAGTCCTTGTCTCACAGCTCAAGTATGTGTTCGGCATCAAACTGACCACGCACTCTGGGCCGCTGTCCGTTATCTAT ACAGTGCTGGAGGTCTGCTCAAAGCTGCCGCTGACCGTGCCCGGCACCGTGGTCACGGCACTTGTGGCCGGAGTGGTGCTTGTGATGGTGAAGCTGCTGAATGAAAAGTTAAAGCGGCATCTGCCCCTGCCCATCCCCGGGGAACTGTTCACG CTCATTGGGGCCACTGGTATTTCATTTGGTGCGAATCTGAATGAAAGATTCCAGATAGACGTGGTGGGCAACATCACCACAGG GCTGATACCCCCAGTGCCACCCAAGACAGAGTTGTTTGCAAAGCTTGTGGGAAACGCCTTTGCCATCGCTGTGGTGGGCTTCGCCATCGCCATCTCACTCGGGAAGATCTTTGCCCTGAGGCATGGCTACCGTGTGGACAGTAACCAG GAGCTGGTGGCCCTTGGCCTCAGTAACCTCATTGGCAGCTTCTTCCAGTGTTTCCCCGTGAGCTGTTCCATGTCGCGGAGCCTGGTACAGGAGAGCACTGGGGGCAACACGCAG GTTGCCGGAGCCGTATCTTCCCTGTTCATCCTCCTCATTATTGTCAAACTTGGGGAGCTCTTCCGAGACCTGCCCAAG GCCGTCCTGGCAGCCGTCATTATTGTGAATCTAAAGGGCATGATGAAGCAGTTCTCTGACATCTGCTCTCTTTGGAAGGCAAATCGAGTGGACCTG CTGATCTGGCTGGTGACCTTTGTGGCCACCATCCTGCTGAACCTGGACATTGGCCTGGCGGTTTCCATAGTATTCTCCCTGCTACTCGTGGTGATCCGGATGCAGCT GCCCCATTACTCTGTCCTGGGGCAGGTGCCAGACACGGATATTTATAGAGACGTGGCAGAATACTCAGGG GCCAAGGAGGTCCCTGGCGTGAAGATCTTCCGCTCCTCGGCCACCATTTACTTTGCCAATGCTGAGCTCTACAGTGACTCACTGAAGCAGAAG TGTGGTGTGGACGTTGACCACCTCATCTCCCAGAAAAAGAAACGGATcaagaagcaggagatgaagatGAAGCGGatgaagaagaaagccaagaagacCCAGAAACAG GCTACCTCTTCCAAGATCTCCTCAGTTTCAGTCAACGTCAACACCAGCTCCGAAGACATCAAAAGCAATGATGTGGAGGAGGGACCAGCCAAGCCCCGCAAAGAT GTGCACCAAGAGGAGGAGCTGGACAATGTGGTCGCCAGCAATCAAGACGTCAAGGCCCCAACCATGACCTCACTGAAGTCCCTAGGCCTGCCCCAGCCGGACTTCCACAGCCTCGTCCTAGACCTGAGCACCCTTTCCTTTGTGGACACCGTGTGCATTAAGACCCTGAAGAAC ATTTTCCGTGACTTCCGGGAGATCGAGGTGGAAGTATACATCGCAGCCTGTTACA GTCCTGTGGTCTCCCAGCTTGAGGCTGGACACTTCTTTGATGACTCGATCACAAAGCAGAATCTTTTTGTCTCTGTCCATGACGCTGTGACCTTTGCCCTCCACAACCGGAAGCCTGGCTCTAAGAGCCCTGTTTTG GCCACCAAACTGTGA
- the Slc26a6 gene encoding solute carrier family 26 member 6 isoform X2, with amino-acid sequence MELQRRDYHVERPLLTQGQLEDLGHWGPVPKTYQWRAWFRCSRARAHALLLHYVPVLGWLPRYPVRDWLLGDLLSGLSVAIMQLPQGLAYALLAGLPPMFGLYSSFYPVFVYFLFGTSRHISVGTFAVMSVMVGGVTETLTADEAFVQGLNATVDDARVQVAYTLSFLVGLFQVGLGLVHFGFVVTYLSEPLVRSYTTAASVQVLVSQLKYVFGIKLTTHSGPLSVIYTVLEVCSKLPLTVPGTVVTALVAGVVLVMVKLLNEKLKRHLPLPIPGELFTLIGATGISFGANLNERFQIDVVGNITTGLIPPVPPKTELFAKLVGNAFAIAVVGFAIAISLGKIFALRHGYRVDSNQELVALGLSNLIGSFFQCFPVSCSMSRSLVQESTGGNTQVAGAVSSLFILLIIVKLGELFRDLPKAVLAAVIIVNLKGMMKQFSDICSLWKANRVDLLIWLVTFVATILLNLDIGLAVSIVFSLLLVVIRMQLPHYSVLGQVPDTDIYRDVAEYSGAKEVPGVKIFRSSATIYFANAELYSDSLKQKCGVDVDHLISQKKKRIKKQEMKMKRMKKKAKKTQKQATSSKISSVSVNVNTSSEDIKSNDVEEGPAKPRKDVHQEEELDNVVASNQDVKAPTMTSLKSLGLPQPDFHSLVLDLSTLSFVDTVCIKTLKNIFRDFREIEVEVYIAACYSPVVSQLEAGHFFDDSITKQNLFVSVHDAVTFALHNRKPGSKSPVLATKL; translated from the exons ATGGAGCTGCAAAGACGAGACTACCATGTGGAAAGACCGTTGCTGACCCAGGGGCAGCTCGAGGATCTGGGGCACTGGGGCCCAGTGCCCAAGACCTACCAGTGGCGAGCCTGGTTTCG ATGCTCCCGTGCCCGGGCCCATGCTCTTCTGCTCCATTATGTCCCAGTCTTGGGCTGGTTGCCCCGGTATCCTGTGCGTGACTGGCTCCTGGGTGATCTGTTATCTGGCCTCAGTGTGGCCATCATGCAGCTTCCACAGG GCCTGGCCTATGCTCTCCTGGCGGGATTACCTCCTATGTTTGGCCTGTACAGTTCTTTCTACCCCGTCTTCGTCTATTTCCTATTTGGTACCTCTCGACACATCTCTGTGG GGACCTTTGCTGTGATGTCCGTGATGGTGGGCGGCGTGACAGAAACCTTGACTGCGGACGAGGCCTTTGTGCAAGGCTTGAACGCCACGGTTGATGATGCCCGAGTGCAGGTGGCCTACACACTCAGTTTCCTGGTCGGCCTCTTCCAG GTGGGGCTGGGCCTGGTACACTTCGGCTTCGTGGTCACCTACCTGTCGGAGCCGTTGGTCCGCAGCTACACCACAGCCGCCTCTGTGCAAGTCCTTGTCTCACAGCTCAAGTATGTGTTCGGCATCAAACTGACCACGCACTCTGGGCCGCTGTCCGTTATCTAT ACAGTGCTGGAGGTCTGCTCAAAGCTGCCGCTGACCGTGCCCGGCACCGTGGTCACGGCACTTGTGGCCGGAGTGGTGCTTGTGATGGTGAAGCTGCTGAATGAAAAGTTAAAGCGGCATCTGCCCCTGCCCATCCCCGGGGAACTGTTCACG CTCATTGGGGCCACTGGTATTTCATTTGGTGCGAATCTGAATGAAAGATTCCAGATAGACGTGGTGGGCAACATCACCACAGG GCTGATACCCCCAGTGCCACCCAAGACAGAGTTGTTTGCAAAGCTTGTGGGAAACGCCTTTGCCATCGCTGTGGTGGGCTTCGCCATCGCCATCTCACTCGGGAAGATCTTTGCCCTGAGGCATGGCTACCGTGTGGACAGTAACCAG GAGCTGGTGGCCCTTGGCCTCAGTAACCTCATTGGCAGCTTCTTCCAGTGTTTCCCCGTGAGCTGTTCCATGTCGCGGAGCCTGGTACAGGAGAGCACTGGGGGCAACACGCAG GTTGCCGGAGCCGTATCTTCCCTGTTCATCCTCCTCATTATTGTCAAACTTGGGGAGCTCTTCCGAGACCTGCCCAAG GCCGTCCTGGCAGCCGTCATTATTGTGAATCTAAAGGGCATGATGAAGCAGTTCTCTGACATCTGCTCTCTTTGGAAGGCAAATCGAGTGGACCTG CTGATCTGGCTGGTGACCTTTGTGGCCACCATCCTGCTGAACCTGGACATTGGCCTGGCGGTTTCCATAGTATTCTCCCTGCTACTCGTGGTGATCCGGATGCAGCT GCCCCATTACTCTGTCCTGGGGCAGGTGCCAGACACGGATATTTATAGAGACGTGGCAGAATACTCAGGG GCCAAGGAGGTCCCTGGCGTGAAGATCTTCCGCTCCTCGGCCACCATTTACTTTGCCAATGCTGAGCTCTACAGTGACTCACTGAAGCAGAAG TGTGGTGTGGACGTTGACCACCTCATCTCCCAGAAAAAGAAACGGATcaagaagcaggagatgaagatGAAGCGGatgaagaagaaagccaagaagacCCAGAAACAG GCTACCTCTTCCAAGATCTCCTCAGTTTCAGTCAACGTCAACACCAGCTCCGAAGACATCAAAAGCAATGATGTGGAGGAGGGACCAGCCAAGCCCCGCAAAGAT GTGCACCAAGAGGAGGAGCTGGACAATGTGGTCGCCAGCAATCAAGACGTCAAGGCCCCAACCATGACCTCACTGAAGTCCCTAGGCCTGCCCCAGCCGGACTTCCACAGCCTCGTCCTAGACCTGAGCACCCTTTCCTTTGTGGACACCGTGTGCATTAAGACCCTGAAGAAC ATTTTCCGTGACTTCCGGGAGATCGAGGTGGAAGTATACATCGCAGCCTGTTACA GTCCTGTGGTCTCCCAGCTTGAGGCTGGACACTTCTTTGATGACTCGATCACAAAGCAGAATCTTTTTGTCTCTGTCCATGACGCTGTGACCTTTGCCCTCCACAACCGGAAGCCTGGCTCTAAGAGCCCTGTTTTG GCCACCAAACTGTGA
- the Tmem89 gene encoding transmembrane protein 89 produces the protein MLYSLFLVASLSLLVMPVPSHAWSRPLWYQVGLDLQPWGCQPNSLDSCRSSLGCPGYWMALGGNRVYPVAGITITTTMMLVVSRVMLYRWRCRVAKGQLPQVTSSSCKHWKRQAVVSDRTLVLRVLHMLDAILVHIEGHLQRLASQQQMQIKGTPTQSG, from the exons ATGCTGTACTCACTGTTCTTAGTGGCATCACTGTCCCTGCTGGTGATGCCTGTCCCTAGCCATGCCTGGTCACGGCCCCTCTGGTACCAAGTGGGGCTGGACTTGCAGCCCTGGGGCTGTCAGCCAAACAGCCTGGATAGCTGTAGGAGCAGCCTCGGCTGCCCTGGTTACTGGATGGCCCTGGGAGGAAACCGCGTCTACCCCGTGGCTGGGAtcacaatcaccaccaccatgATGCTGGTCGTCTCCCGCGTGATGTTGTACCGGTGGCGTTGTCGGGTCGCCAAGGGTCAG CTCCCACAGGTGACCTCCAGCTCCTGCAAACACTGGAAACGACAGGCAGTGGTCTCAGACCGCACCCTGGTCCTTAGGGTCCTTCACATGCTGGATGCCATCCTGGTCCACATTGAGGGCCACCTGCAGCGCCTGGCTTCCCAGCAACAAATGCAAATAAAAGGGACTCCCACTCAGTCTGGGTGA